The Trichoderma breve strain T069 chromosome 2, whole genome shotgun sequence DNA segment AGATTTAGTGGCGGGCGGTAAGAAAATTGCAAATTCGATGCACCAAGTAAGCATACCGGCACCCTTTCACATGAAAGTCCGCATGTCGCCTGCTAGTAGTCACCGGGATTCCGGATCATAACACAGTCTACAAAGCATGACGATCACTGTCGCAAGGATATAGAAGAGCATACTGCGAAATAGTCGCCTTACTAACTGAAATCAGATACCAAAGAGAACGCGGTGTATTCTTGTCGAAGCTACCTgctactacctagtagtaagAATCTAGCCATCATATACAGATGAATATCACAAGCGACAATGTGCGCCAACTAGGTGGGCGAGGTACTCTCAAGAAGGGCCAATAAATAATCCACACGGCTGAGCCATCAAGGAATCATGACAAACCTAATATCAGGCTCATTTGATTCCCGCGGCTTTCATGCGCTTGAAGCACCTCTTGTAGGCTTCGTGAATCTCGGGAATCCCATATTTATACTCCCCAAGCTTGGCAACCAGCTTGGTCGTGTCCAGTGTGCAGTTGCTGCGGCCAGCCTTGATAacttttgcttgctcttcCAAGGTAAAGTTCTTCCAGCTAAAGTCTGGCCTCACAATTTCCTTGAAGAGCCTGAGAACCTCGTTATGAGAGATAGAACCCGGGTTGGTAAAGTTGTAGACGCCAGTCTCACCATGCTCTGCAAGAATGATGGAAGCAGGCAGAAGATCATGCAGTAtggtgttgctgttgggAATGTCAACCACTCTCTCGTAGCCAAGGAGCTTTGTCACAAAGTTTCGCGGATGAAGGTCATCGCTAACAGGCATGCGAAGACGAAGGATGAGGCAGTTGGAGTAGCTGCTGAGGATCTATACACATGTTAGCCTCGTTACATGCTATATGCAATCCACCTAGATAACTTGACTTACCGGCTCCACGTGGCTCTTGGTCAAAGAGTAAAAGCTTCCTTCAAAGTTTGGGCGGTCCTCTTCCGTATAACCACCCCCTCCGATGGGGTGCGTCTGGTCGTACTGATACACACAGCCAGTAGCGAAGATGGTACAATGGATCTTTGCTTGAAAGCAAGCATCTGCCAAGTTCAATGTGCCAATGACATTGGATCGTACCGTCTGGGACTTGTTGTCTTCACACCAGTCGACATTTGGTCTCCCAGTGCATCCGGCAGCATTCAGAACGTGTGTTGGCCTGATAAGGAAGAGTTCCGAAAGCACAGCCTCTCGATTTTCCATACGGATTGTTGTCGTGTGAACTTCTTGGCCCTGCTCCTCCAGAAGGCGCTTCAACTGACCCGCAATCCAACCATTGCCTCCCCATATGAGGAAGCGTGGCTGCTGGAAATGGTCATCAAGACGGTCGTTTGCTTCCCAAGCTGCCATTGTCATGAATGTATCTGGGGTGAACTATGGAGGATTATCTTGGTGTTAGTTGCAGAGTAGAGCAATGGTAGGCGGTCCTGACCTTTTGATAGTGAGGTTTCCCTAAGAAGTTGGAGAATGAAGATATTCAGACATGATCAAAATCAGAGATGACAAGACATGGCAGTCACATTCTAGCTGGGGCCGAGCTGAGGAAGGTGCTACTGTTGGTTATTGCTATGCAAACTTTTTCGGTTTGATGGGAAGGCGCTGCCTGATTCAATGTTCGGTCAAGACTGAAtcaagctccagctgccATTTTCTTAGTGCTGCCTACCTTACCTTACCTTACACTGTCGAGCATGATTAGAGGCAATGTGTACACCATATTATAATCATTTTTCATGAAACAGTGTGTTGTAAACGGGCATTACTACCGCACATGCTCCTACTATTGACTCATAAGACGCGTATGAAGATTCTAGTAGAGGTGGATAGTATacgttgttgttgtttcccTCCCGGATCTATGTACTATTACTGTTATCTCAAAAAACTGTATTACAGTCAGCTGCATTGTGAGCACCTAGTCGTGATTCGAGTCTTCCTTCACTATTACCTCCCAAGAGATATGATAGGCCACACACGACATCTCATCTGCAACCCCTATTCATCTTGTCGAGTTCAAACAGGTATCACGCATGGCAATCACTGCAACTTTGGATTATATCCACCCTCGTGTTTCGCAAAAAGATACCCCCATAGAATTGGCGGCAGTATTCTGAGAGATAACCCCGCCAAATCCGTACTCAATCGCCATCAATTCCATCTCTGCATACCTGTAAGGCGTCTGCCAAGACCTTTACCAGGAGCCTCTGCCGGCGTTATTGCATTGACTGTCTCATCTTACCTGCATCTTCACCGCTGATATCGCGAGTCTATTTGTTCCACAGAGACCGACCTCAACGAAGGGCATTTACTGGCGAGTTTCCAGCTGAGTCATCGACGCAGGGGAATCAGTTGAAATTGGTGGCGCTTCGAAGCGAGTTACACGGCGCGTGAAACTTCCTAGTAGGAGGTGATCCTGCCTTTGGCCGTGAGTTGTTCTCGGATGTACGACGTATGTACGGTACGAGCGGAATAGAATCACAGCTCATCACGGTCCAAACCCGAGCAgtttgttgttttgcttgCGTCCCGTCTCGTGGACACGGAATTAAAGAGATTTCAGTGAatgccgtcttcttcaaccaaACCTCCCAAACCCAAGTGCCACTATTAACTCCCGCCATTACCCCTAAACTCTCCCATCCTCCATGCCGTATTCGCAGCAGCTAGCGCAAACCAGCGTCCGCTTGCTCTTCCGATCCTTCTAGTGCTGCAGCAGGGCGATCGAACCTACAGCCTATAGGCAAACTGCCCGTCTACAGTAGTGAATTCATGCTAACCCtacttttccctcttttgcTTGCCTACCCCGTCGCGGCGGATTTGGTGTGTGCGCAAACTGTGGGGTCGGCGTGCTTCGGCCGTATTCGTATCCACCAGCTTCCCACTTCTTAGCAGCCTTTTGGCAATCTTTCATTTTAACCACAGCTTGCTATAATTCCACTTCCCCCCATCAACCGACTTCCTTTCCCTCACTTTGTTTTCTACCGGCCCTCTGTCTTCTTCCCAGTAATTCTTTGTTTTACCATATACCCCATCCCATtactttctctctcttcttctcgttctTTTCTCGCCATTCTGCTCCTCCTACGAACACGGTGGCAGGACGCTTAATACTGCTAGTCAGCAACAGCTCTACAAAAATTTGCCATTCTCCCCTCTGCATACTGCCAACAGCCTTTAAACGCGCACTAAAACACCACCACAATGGGCGCCATCTACTATTTATTGCACCCAGGCGAACTGCGTTCCATCATTCAATGGTATGTCTAGCTATCAGCACCTCTTGTAGAGGCCCAAGCCCGAATCGGCAACACGCTGCTAACCTGACGCTGTAGGAAGGTATGGCACGAGCCTGTGAACCGCCGCGACCCCAGCACCGAATGTGCGACACTACAAGAATGTTTCCGCTTCTTGAACTTGACAAGCCGTAGTTTTTCGGCCGTCATCCAAGAACTCAACCACGAGCTTCTTGTCCCTGTGACTCTCTTCTATTTGGTGTTACGTGGCCTCGATACCATCGAGGATGACATGACCATTCCCCTCTCTACAAAGGTCCCCATGCTGCGGAACTTCCATGTGACAATGGAACAGGATGGCTGGCAATACCACGAgagcaaggagaaggaccgAGAACTTCTGGAAAAGTTTGACTGCGTCATTACTgagctcaagaagatcaagaagcctTATTATGAAATCATTAAGGATATGACCATCAAAATGGGCAATGGTATGGCAGACTACGCACAAAACACCTACATGATCGAAAACGGTGTGCAGACGATTGAGGAATACGAGCTGTACTGCCACTACGTTGCAGGATTGGTTGGTGAAGGCCTGACGCGACTATTTGTGGCTTCTAAGCTTGCCAACCCAAAGCTGGCCGAGAGGCCCTCTTTGACCGAATCCATGGGTCAGTTTTTGCAGAAGACGAATATTATCCGTGATATTCACGAAGATTGGCAAGACGGCCGACGATGGTATCCAAAGGAGATTTGGAGCAAACACGTTGACCGATGGGAAGATCTGTTCGACCCCAAGTATCAGAAACAAGGAGTGGAGTGCATATCAGCCATGGTGCTCGACGCTCTGAAGCACGTTGAAGAGTGTCTGTTCTACATGGCGGGTATGAGGGATCAAAGTGCCTTCAACTTTGTTGCCATTCCACAAGGCATGGCCATTGCTACTTTGGAGATTTGCTTTAGAAACCCAGCTGTGCTGCAGAGGAACGTCAAGATCACCAAGGGAGACGCTTGCCAGATCATGCTGGAAAGCACCCAGAACCTTCAAACTCTTTGTGAGGTCTTCCGAAGATATGCCCGGCGCAttcagaagaagaacgatCCTCGCGATCCCAGCTACTTGGCAATCAGCTCACAATGCGCCAAGGTATGAAGAGATCCTGAGGAGAACATGAACTTGACTGAACCTTGACGGAAATGCTAATATTCTTCCAGATTGAGCAATTTATCGAATCCTTGTTCCCCAAGCAAGACCCCAAGAAATTGGCccaggaggccaaggagaagcagacGCAAGAACCTGGCTTGACTACCAGTGAGACTGCCATTATGATTGCTGTtgttcttggtgttttgttgACTATGACGGGCGTGATGGTAAGTCACACGTTTCATCTCCCCCAAGCCAGGACTTGGAAAATCTAATGAGGAACAGGTTGGCATTGCTTGGTTCCTCGGCGCCAAGTTCGATAATACTCTGGCCGACACGGCGAAGCTGTTTGGCAACAGCGCCGCCAGCGCTGCGCCTTCAATAACGGGCGCTCGCGACGAATTGTAACGCAACTACTCATCTACGGATTATATCACTAACTGCGATGCCTTGATGCCCTCATGTACTACGAACGATCTTGGCTCATGATATATGCCAagtatacatatatatacttacCTATCATAATTAATGTCTTTAATACTAAAATCGACAGGGAATGGTATCTCTGTACGATGATCAAACCAGGTGGTATCTCTTGAAAGTTTGCGGTGTCGTTTTCTACCTCGAATCATACTCCTAGCACGGATGTCAAATTGCAATCCAGTCCTTTCATGACTGTGGTTGTGCCGAAGAAGTGCTGATATCAACTTTGCTTTTGGTCTACTCTTAACGGAGCTGACGCAACGTGGAACCTCCGCCCTTGGACTTGACGAGGCTGGATCCGTGTTGGCGGGCAAACATTTCTTTGTGCCAATTGACTTTATGATGTGGCGTTGTGAAGAGTTAATATTTGCCGCGTTACATTGTGACTCGTGTCAGGGCGATATTAGAGCTATTGTCAAGCAATAGTGAAACTTAACGGCCATCTGTGACGTTTATGTAGCTCTTCGTTGCTGTTTTATGCTCCCTTTTATTGTCAGATAGTCAATTGCAGTGTTCTCATCATCTAAGTACAAGCTCATTTCACATGTTGATGTTCATTCTTGCCGAGTTTCATGAATGTAGTAATCAGGGCAATTATCTATTATATCTACATGTAGCCCGTACGCTGACAATAATCACCGTCTAATAATACTTCTCGGTAATATTTCTCGGTCAGATATCTCGCCAACGTTTCCAagtcatctctctctttctcaaaaaaaaattatgtCTATGAAATGGCAGGATGTAAGTGTTGCAGTGCGCGCTCCCTCACCCATTAGGGTTATCTAATTTGACGACCGGACAAGCAGATGAAATGTCGTGATTTAGAggttggcgttgttggcaATGAGGTCGGTGGTACCAGCAACGTTCTGCTGGACAGTGGCACCAGTCTTGGTAGCGAGgttcttgatgaggttgCTGACATCGTCGACGTTGGTGACGCCCTCGAGAGCCATCAGGTAGGCGGCAAGACCGGCAACGTGAGGAGTAGCTATTTAAAGTCATATTAGCCTATGGGCACTCAAGTGTACATAATATAAGGGCCGGCTTTCTTACCCATGGAGGTACCGCTGAGAGTCGCAGTGTCGATATCAGACTTGATGCCAACGCTGAGAACATTAACACCGGGGGCGTAGatatcaacaccagcaccgaagttggagaagctggcacGAACATCATTCGTGGCGTCAATGGCACCGACGGTGATGGCCTGAGGGGCAGAGCCAGGAGAGGTGTTGGCAGTATCTTGCTGTAATACTTGTTAGGAATGTGGTTATAAGTGAGAGTTGAATGGGGTTCAACGTACGTTCTCGTTACCGGCAGCGACAACGGGGACAATACCGGCGTTGGCCAGAGCAGTGATGGCATTGTTGACAGCAGTAGAGAAGGAGCCGCCGAGAGACATGTTCATAACAGCCTTGCCGGCGAGCTTCTTGGTCTGGACGTCGTTGATGACGAACTGCATGCCGTTCAAAACACCAGAGTTGCTGCCAGAGCCGCTGGCATCGAGGACCTTGACGGCAACAAgcttgatgttcttggcAACGCCAAAGGTAGCGCCACCAATGGTACCGGCGACGTGGCTGCCGTGACCGTTCTCATCGGTGTCCTGGGCCTCATTGTTAGATTGTGAACattgccttctccttgtatAAGAGAATACTTACGTTGGTGTTGACAAAGTTGGCTCCAAAGGTGGCACGGCCCTCGAACTCAGTGTGGGTAACGCGGATGCCGGTGTCGACAACGTAGGCAGTCAtgccagaagcagcagagtTGTCGAAGATGTAGTTCTGACCACCAACGTCCTTGTTGGAGAGACGGATCAGGCCAGGGGTGGCATTGGTCTGGGCAACGAGGGCGGTGTTCTGGACCTTGGTGTCGGCCTCGATGTAAGCAACCTCCTCGGCGTCgaagatgctcttgatcATGTCGTTGTCGGCATCGAGGGCCATGGCGCGCCAGGTGTGAAGCTGGAAGGAGTGGATCTCGGTGGACAGCAGGTTGCCGAGGCCATCACGCTTCCCGAGGTTGCGCTTGGCGATGGCGGTAGCAAACTGAGCTTGCTTAGCAGAGATGGCGGCATCACCGAAGGTGTTGTTGTAGACGACAATGTAGCGGCCAGGGATGATGTTCTTCGCGTGAGGGTTGATGACGACGCTCATGAGATGGGTCATGTTGAGAGCGctatgtgtgtgtgtttgaGGGCTCAGCGAGTGACGGTTATGGAAAGGCATAGCCGCGGCCAGAGGGGCCACGACCATCAGAAGATATGCGAGCATGGTGTTGAAGGGCGCCATTGTGACTGAAGACTTGGAGATGCGAGATGACGAAAGAAATGTTGGATATTAATACTAGTTGTCGTGAGGACAGGTCCAGCCGTCTTCTagtgaatgaatgaatatcAATGCTCTCGAAAGAGAAAGTAACAGAGCAGTATCAATGCCAATGCGAGGATGTGCGATCAACGGTCCTCTATAGCCAGCTACTCGGTTCAGCAATAAGACGTTGAAagaaagacgacgaagaaatGTTGAACGATCCAAGTGCGGAGGACCAGGCCGGAGACTCTTGAAtggaaagagagggagagtaTGAGGAGGATGTAAAGatccaaaaggaaaaagagaagagggaacGACGTAAGTAAAAATagtaaagaagaagaagaaaacaatgACATGGGGGAGCAaagtgaggagaagagagaagtgGATTTTGGGcaaggtactcgtaccaggCGAGAGAGTGGCCTCCCAGCGCAAAAGCCAAGTCCAGGGACGTCCGGCTTCCGTGGTTCAATTTGATGGGGCCGGAGCAGCCCCTGCTAGCGGGCCTTGTCGCTGTATGCAGAACTTTTCAGTGGCTTTAAGCTCTTGTAGCGTGTGGTGGCAACTGCGCCGCCCAGGTACAGGCGCTCGTGGCTGGCCCAGTCCAGATTGATGCTGAGACTGGGGTGTCTCAGGGCGGGTGGGCAGGGGTTGGTGCCAAGCGAATCGCAAAACGTTCGGGAGCTGTTTTGGAAAACGCTCAAACGCAGCAAGCTGgatttttgtcttgttggcggttgttgctgttgctcttgttttttatttctattattttttatattccCCCCTGTAAGCATATTTCATGCTTCAGCCGAGGCCTTGGCGAGTCGAGATTTCTGTTTTTTAGCCGAATGTCTGTGGCTGAGATTTTTGCTTTGGCTTGCACGAGGCGGTTTACTTGGAGGTACGAAGCAGTGGAGGCAACAGATCGTCAGGTaccaggtacatgtacatgcactTCGGTCGTTCAACATGTCGTTCGTATAACAGAGTTCAATCGCGGTAGGCAGTAACACCGAGGGATTTAATGCGTGAATTTCACAAAACGTCGAATTACGTGGCATACATGGCATACATGTATCCGTtggttttttattttccaaTCACACATGGAATGGGTAGAGTGCATGTATCTGCAGAGATGCCACAAGCGCCATATCGATCGTCAGGGCAGTGGCACATCGCCATCTCACACCCGCGCATCAAGCGGTAAAAATGGGTAAGGAGTGGCCATCCAACGTCCAAACTTTGTTTGCTATGTACCTATCAATCCAACATCCCATGTCTTAAATTGAACGCTACCTAATAGTGATGAATATCAGATCCTAGAGATATATACAGcatagtagcagatacaagaagaaagtagctATAGTAATAGTTACTCAAGGAACTGGGTACTATATTTTACAGCTATTAACCTACCATGTGCTTACCGGTAATAGCAAGTAAAACACTTTATGCTTCCTCCGCATCCTGTCTGACACTTGAACTTGACGcactccagctgctccgtCATAATCGCATGTTATGCTTGTTCTATTAGTGCCAACCAGTGTAGTAGTACTAAGAATGAACTCAATTGACGTAAATTCAGCTACACGCTCTCGTGTCGATCAAGTGCGGCTTgatctacggagtacataaAAGTTCAATGCTACATACATCAACGGCCTTCGAGTTGATCATCGGGCGATTAATAACCCAAGCGCAGTGCAGATCTCTTAGCTTTCTTGCATGCAGAGCGTTGATATTCATGATTGTTCATGTATGTATTCGCAATGCGATCAACTCACCGCCGCTTCAAATTAAAATCTAGATGATGCCCGAGTCAGCATCTGCCTCTGTGTTACAGCTTTCAATGAGGATACTCGTATACCAACTTTAATCGTTCATATCATCAAAATGAATCTTGTACCTGGTACTTCGACAATTCCACGCATCCCCCATCTGCAGCAATTCGGCAGCCCTGGAAATTAGCTTCGGGTGGCGTCAGGGGTAAACCAGCGCCCCACCTCTGAAACGCAGCGCTAGTGAATCTCCAAGCTCGGCGTCTGTTCCAGGTTCCATGCAGTTGGTGAACTTCTTCCATTGGCCTAGCCATGAGACACTTGAAACGCGCGGTACAGAGCCAAGTCAGAGCTCGGCGTCTTGGTCCTCTGCGCTGTGCGACAATGCGATGCAGAGCTCTCGAACGTTGGAATTTAAGCTATATTTTGTTGGTTGTTAGCATTGAGCTTGGGCGCGGGTTGCAAAAATAAgcatttgtttgttttgctGTTTGTTTACCCGTTTGGGCTGTCTGGGCGTTGGTGGCttggtacatgtatcaaTGGATTTAAGCTTGATCGTGAGGTCATGTTCGTATTTGGTCAAGTCGTTACGACCATCTTCAGCCATCGCGTCGAGCGGCATAAACACCACACCGCAAATCCTCCGAGCAATCTACTTGATGTTATGGCACGCATTGCACATATCCAGTATCACGACTACGACATCGTGGGATATCTTTTGCACAACAGAGATAGAAccatgaggaagaagatcgTTACCACAACCAGTAAGTGTGGTCAACTACTGCAGCCATCAATGCCTTTCCCCGATGCTACAATGCTTAAACGAATGGACGTCTATAAAAGCAATCTGCCCAATCATATATCCCGATAGTATCAAGCATAGTGCATCAAGATGCAAGTCACCGGAACGTGCCTTAACTTGCTGCCAGAAGTGGAATAACAGCTGTCATAGACACCCATGGCTTAAAATTCTGGCACCCTTGAATCCATCCCACTCTCGTCTTCCCCACACCTCACGCTCGGCCCCGGCACCAGCCAGGGCACGCCCTGACAGGCTCCAGGCCCATATGCAAGCACCTGTGCTCCGTGGTGTTTGAGGTTGAGTGAGCAATTTCCGTCCGCCAGCGCATACGAGCTCCTTTAAAACAACGTGCATGCATGCTTCTTGGTTGTTTCGCCTCATCACGGGGCCACAATGCCTGATTCCATGCGTGCAAATCATTACGAGGTTCTCTGTCAGTGACCACGCATCAATATAGTCTCGGTGATACTCGGGCAGATAGAGGCTAGAACACACATATCACGCACGGCCTTGGTTATAATCACCGCATACCTGTAGTATTTACAAGTGAATTATCTCCCTGCATGTATATACCGGCAAGAACAGGGCAAACGTCATGTACTGCTCGGGCCTCTCCATTACAATATCGTTCTGTGGGAGGGGGCTTGGATAACCCTAAAACGCGGTGGCTGTTTGTACTCAATACAAGGATCTACCTTGACAACCTGTAACCCAGACTCCGTAGCGGAAAGAGTAGTACCAGTATGATCCAAGGCATGGTTCTCAACCTTGATTTAGCTTGTGATGCCTCTGCGGACATCTACGAATAGGCAGTCGTGTAAGGTACGATGCGCAGTCCAGCCGTCTTGGCTCTAACATTCCGCGTCTCGGATGACACTCTTACGCCGGGTCAAATTAAGCATAAGAAGAAGCTCCATGATGGCGCGACTTGATTCAATCCTGTCAATTCGGCCGTCGTCAAACGCTGGGCTTGATTTCAAGATCAGCCATGCCACTTTTCGCCTTGTGCGCCAGCGAAGGATTCTTGGCGATGGCATCTGCAACAGGGAGGCTTGGCCGTTTGGTGGATGGTTCCGTCTCATGTTTACTTTGGAGCCACGGTACAAGTAGTTACCGGCAGCTCTTGTTTCAAGCGGCGCTTAAAATAAACCAGTGAGAGATTTTCATCATATTTCGTACATTTTCAGCTTTAAAAAGATGATGTCCTGTTGTGTAGGAATAGATGTAGTCGTTGGATATGAAACCCCTGCTGCCGTTGGTCGTAGGAGTTGCTTCTTGTAGATACGCGTATTCAGCATGGTATCGACGTTGGTGCACCGCATTCGGcacatgtacggagtacgtaTGGAAGGATAAAATCGTAAGATAACTTAGGTAGCGACTAGGCAGTCACAATTTTCTATATGCTGCTACGGTCTGTTAGTATATATTGTCTACCAGTACACTATCATGGTTACCCTTTTGTCAGTTGAGATTACGTAGTAGTATATCAGGTATATGCACCCTTCAACATTGAAAGACGGCTCTTGAGTTCAATGTTCTCTAAACAGTTCTCAGGAAACCTGGCTGCTGGTTAATCACTGTATTTCAGTTTACCCACTACCGGATAGCCAACTGTGTGTACTCGACCTTTGTTCCACCCACCATATGCCTGTCAAAAAGGAAGTAGTTTGGTAAAATCTCTGTAATCATATTAACCTACCCTGTATCTCGAGATGGCGATTAAGTTTGCATATTCATTGAGGCAATGTGGAATAGCTCTATATACTACCTGTTGAAATATTGCCAGTCATATCTCTGACAAGCGAGGAAGCAGTTAGTGAATCCGTTGTGTTGGTCTTCGTGGCTTTTACGTAGATTGCCCCAGCCCTGTCAAAATTGAATAATGATATCACATGTCGACATCAACTGGCGAATACGTGTATTTGCCAACCTCGATGCAGATATCTAGAAGTGTCATCAGATTCACACGCGCGCTTACAATCATACAAATAGAGAGATTGCACTCTGCATTTTTAGGATGaattttctttgtttttctttcctcatcaacttcgaTTTGTTCCGTTGATGCACGGCACATTGAGGCTCCCATCAACTACTAGCAAAGTGGAGCACTGAAATTGGCCCGTCCTAGTGTATGCGAGCTACCGAGACGTCGGAAATTCAGTAATTAAACATGGAGCCAAAGGGCAGATGGCGCTCTAATCACG contains these protein-coding regions:
- a CDS encoding rmlD substrate binding domain-containing protein — encoded protein: MAAWEANDRLDDHFQQPRFLIWGGNGWIAGQLKRLLEEQGQEVHTTTIRMENREAVLSELFLIRPTHVLNAAGCTGRPNVDWCEDNKSQTVRSNVIGTLNLADACFQAKIHCTIFATGCVYQYDQTHPIGGGGYTEEDRPNFEGSFYSLTKSHVEPILSSYSNCLILRLRMPVSDDLHPRNFVTKLLGYERVVDIPNSNTILHDLLPASIILAEHGETGVYNFTNPGSISHNEVLRLFKEIVRPDFSWKNFTLEEQAKVIKAGRSNCTLDTTKLVAKLGEYKYGIPEIHEAYKRCFKRMKAAGIK
- a CDS encoding squalene/phytoene synthase domain-containing protein codes for the protein MGAIYYLLHPGELRSIIQWKVWHEPVNRRDPSTECATLQECFRFLNLTSRSFSAVIQELNHELLVPVTLFYLVLRGLDTIEDDMTIPLSTKVPMLRNFHVTMEQDGWQYHESKEKDRELLEKFDCVITELKKIKKPYYEIIKDMTIKMGNGMADYAQNTYMIENGVQTIEEYELYCHYVAGLVGEGLTRLFVASKLANPKLAERPSLTESMGQFLQKTNIIRDIHEDWQDGRRWYPKEIWSKHVDRWEDLFDPKYQKQGVECISAMVLDALKHVEECLFYMAGMRDQSAFNFVAIPQGMAIATLEICFRNPAVLQRNVKITKGDACQIMLESTQNLQTLCEVFRRYARRIQKKNDPRDPSYLAISSQCAKIEQFIESLFPKQDPKKLAQEAKEKQTQEPGLTTSETAIMIAVVLGVLLTMTGVMVGIAWFLGAKFDNTLADTAKLFGNSAASAAPSITGARDEL
- a CDS encoding subtilase family domain-containing protein — its product is MAPFNTMLAYLLMVVAPLAAAMPFHNRHSLSPQTHTHSALNMTHLMSVVINPHAKNIIPGRYIVVYNNTFGDAAISAKQAQFATAIAKRNLGKRDGLGNLLSTEIHSFQLHTWRAMALDADNDMIKSIFDAEEVAYIEADTKVQNTALVAQTNATPGLIRLSNKDVGGQNYIFDNSAASGMTAYVVDTGIRVTHTEFEGRATFGANFVNTNDTDENGHGSHVAGTIGGATFGVAKNIKLVAVKVLDASGSGSNSGVLNGMQFVINDVQTKKLAGKAVMNMSLGGSFSTAVNNAITALANAGIVPVVAAGNENQDTANTSPGSAPQAITVGAIDATNDVRASFSNFGAGVDIYAPGVNVLSVGIKSDIDTATLSGTSMATPHVAGLAAYLMALEGVTNVDDVSNLIKNLATKTGATVQQNVAGTTDLIANNANL